The following proteins are co-located in the Paludibaculum fermentans genome:
- a CDS encoding PGPGW domain-containing protein, whose amino-acid sequence MAKLLRILSGFGLVLLGILGLILPIMPGWVFLIPGLVILADYFPPIRRLLNWAKRKFEQQTGRMRDNSKTPQ is encoded by the coding sequence TTGGCCAAACTCCTGCGCATCCTCTCCGGGTTTGGATTAGTCCTGCTTGGCATTCTCGGGCTGATCCTGCCCATTATGCCGGGGTGGGTGTTCCTGATCCCGGGCCTGGTGATCCTCGCCGACTACTTCCCTCCCATCCGGCGGCTGCTCAATTGGGCCAAAAGGAAGTTCGAACAGCAGACCGGCCGTATGCGGGACAATAGTAAGACTCCGCAATGA
- the trhA gene encoding PAQR family membrane homeostasis protein TrhA gives MSRTGEDAVLTAGEEIANSLTHGLGALLSVAALVMMVAAAASRGTGRQVVACAVYGSSLILLYLSSTLYHALTNGRAKRIFRVFDHISIYLLIAGTYTPFLLVTLRGPWGWALFGVVWGLAVLGIGFKCFFTGRMEILSTSVYLLMGWVAVVAIKPLLAALPWGGFLWLLAGGLSYTLGVVFYTWRRKYAHAVWHLFVLAGSACHFVAVWLYVLPRAH, from the coding sequence ATCTCTCGAACAGGAGAGGACGCGGTTCTCACGGCAGGCGAGGAGATCGCCAACAGCCTGACGCACGGGCTGGGCGCCCTGCTGAGTGTGGCGGCTCTCGTAATGATGGTGGCGGCGGCGGCGAGCCGCGGCACCGGGCGGCAGGTGGTGGCCTGCGCCGTGTACGGCTCCAGCCTGATTCTGCTTTACCTGTCTTCCACCCTCTACCACGCGCTGACCAACGGCCGGGCCAAGCGGATCTTCCGCGTTTTCGACCACATCTCGATTTACCTGCTCATCGCGGGGACCTACACGCCGTTTCTGCTGGTCACACTGCGCGGGCCCTGGGGCTGGGCTTTGTTTGGCGTGGTTTGGGGCCTGGCGGTGCTGGGCATCGGGTTCAAATGCTTCTTCACCGGCAGGATGGAGATCCTCTCCACCTCGGTCTACCTGCTGATGGGCTGGGTGGCAGTGGTGGCGATCAAGCCGCTGCTGGCGGCGCTGCCGTGGGGCGGGTTCCTCTGGTTGCTGGCCGGAGGCTTGTCGTACACGCTGGGCGTCGTGTTCTATACCTGGCGCCGGAAGTACGCCCACGCCGTGTGGCACCTGTTCGTGCTGGCGGGCAGCGCATGCCACTTCGTGGCGGTGTGGTTGTATGTTTTGCCGCGCGCGCATTGA
- a CDS encoding MATE family efflux transporter → MAQGSNSLWRDIRDAVAGAERDYTSEPLSRAILLLAVPMVLEMCMESLFGIVNIFWVARLGEHAVAGVGLTETMLTVLYAVAMGVGMATTAMVARRTGEKDPDGAAVAAVQAIILGLFLSLLTAVPGILYSSNLLRLIGGEPIVVESTHRYTAIMLGSSPSIMLLFLMNAIFRGAGDAAIAMRVLWAANLLNMVLDPCLIYGLGPFPELGITGASVATSISRSFGVVLQLIVLFRGRGRVAVTWAQVRVDFAILRRLSRISATGMLQFLIAHASWVGLVTVIAKSGSAALAGYTIAIRVIVFTLLPSWGLANAAATLVGQNLGAREPDRAEQAVWRTGLYNMCFLGLVGLACILFPEPMIRFFSTEPDVVRYGAQCLRIISYGYVFYAYGMVMVQALNGAGDTVTPTIVNLACYWMFQIPLAWFLAIHLQFGAVGAFWAVPAAESVLAVVGVMVFRRGRWKKQAI, encoded by the coding sequence ATGGCCCAGGGGTCCAATTCGCTGTGGCGTGACATCCGCGACGCCGTAGCCGGCGCGGAGCGCGACTATACCAGCGAGCCGCTTTCGCGCGCTATTCTCCTTCTGGCCGTGCCCATGGTGCTGGAGATGTGCATGGAGTCGCTCTTCGGCATCGTGAACATCTTCTGGGTGGCGCGGCTGGGCGAGCATGCCGTGGCGGGTGTCGGTCTCACTGAGACGATGCTCACCGTGCTGTATGCCGTGGCGATGGGGGTGGGCATGGCCACCACGGCCATGGTCGCCCGGCGGACCGGAGAGAAGGATCCGGATGGCGCGGCGGTGGCGGCCGTCCAGGCGATCATTCTGGGGCTGTTTCTGTCCCTGCTCACGGCGGTGCCGGGCATCCTCTATTCCAGCAACCTGCTGCGCCTGATTGGCGGAGAGCCGATCGTGGTGGAGTCGACGCACCGTTACACAGCGATCATGCTGGGCTCTTCGCCAAGCATCATGCTGCTGTTCCTGATGAACGCAATCTTCCGCGGAGCGGGCGATGCGGCTATCGCGATGCGCGTGCTGTGGGCGGCGAACCTGTTGAACATGGTGCTGGATCCCTGCCTGATTTACGGGCTGGGCCCATTTCCGGAGTTGGGCATCACGGGCGCTTCGGTGGCGACGTCCATCAGCCGGTCGTTCGGCGTCGTGCTGCAGTTGATCGTGCTCTTCCGCGGGCGCGGCCGGGTCGCGGTGACCTGGGCGCAGGTGCGAGTGGACTTCGCGATTCTGCGGCGCCTGTCGCGGATCTCCGCCACGGGCATGCTGCAGTTCCTCATTGCCCATGCAAGCTGGGTGGGGCTGGTGACGGTGATCGCGAAGTCGGGCAGCGCGGCGCTGGCCGGGTATACGATCGCCATCCGGGTGATCGTCTTCACACTCTTGCCATCGTGGGGCCTGGCCAATGCGGCAGCGACCCTGGTGGGCCAGAACCTGGGGGCCCGCGAACCGGACCGGGCGGAGCAGGCTGTGTGGCGTACCGGGCTCTACAACATGTGTTTCCTGGGGTTGGTGGGCCTGGCCTGCATCCTCTTCCCGGAACCGATGATCCGATTCTTTTCCACAGAGCCGGACGTGGTGCGATATGGGGCGCAGTGCCTGCGCATCATCAGCTACGGATACGTGTTCTATGCGTACGGAATGGTCATGGTCCAGGCGCTGAATGGGGCAGGCGACACCGTAACCCCGACGATCGTGAATCTGGCCTGCTACTGGATGTTTCAGATCCCCCTGGCGTGGTTCCTGGCGATCCACCTGCAATTCGGCGCGGTAGGCGCGTTTTGGGCAGTGCCGGCCGCGGAATCTGTCCTCGCGGTGGTGGGGGTGATGGTGTTCCGGCGGGGCCGGTGGAAGAAACAGGCGATATGA
- a CDS encoding ABC transporter permease yields the protein MHRFHWLDTLFRDLRHAARGLRRRPAFVATALASLALGIGVNSAIFSVVDAALLQPLPIPDSGRLVMVKEFKGSESSGGNPRRLHDWATQVDAFSAAAAFYGETGIWQSNGGPVRLQLVRTFGDIFPVLSVTPALGRAFTPDESKGLGAPVALLSDAAWRRHFSADRKMLNRSITLSGTQFTIIGVMPPGLQYPEDADFWAPGPVDVQNASRQAGFLDTIGRLKAGVSLQLAQSTVDVVSERLRQQYPATDKDLHARVVFLQDEVAGEARTPLLVLLGAAGFVLLLTCVNLANLLLARAGERAREASIRAALGAGRAGLVRLFLLESGLLAVAGAGLSLLAAMFGIDILKTLLPQDLPRLAGASLDARVLAFTALLALTCALFFGLAPAWRASRINFAAGLKEGGPGGAAVRRDSWFRGLLVVVQVSLSVILVVGAALLTITFRELRQTPLGFRPDHVLTVMVEQPWNTAKPEIDRFQNALLERFRALPGVRIAGFADRLPLEGGSQTGPVQIQGRTLPPTLASAPAGHRAYGGDYFQAMNIPLLQGSWPARKDQVLINRTFAARYLAGVDPIGQHVTFDRKNPKWLEVAGVVGDIRKNVEKSPDAEVYADMSTVYWPMARYALRAQGDPAALARAVRGQIYAVDLSFIPSAIRTMDEGIDRSVASQRTRASLIGGFALAALLLACVGIYGLLAGEVAQRRQEFGLRIALGARPADIFSLTMWRGLRLAVIGLVLGLGGAYALSGALSSMLYGVQPGNPLVYAAGCGAALAAATLACLLPARRAVRTDPISSLRHE from the coding sequence ATGCATCGGTTCCACTGGCTCGATACGCTGTTCCGGGACCTCCGCCATGCCGCGCGTGGCCTCCGGCGCCGGCCGGCGTTTGTCGCCACGGCGCTTGCCTCCCTGGCTCTGGGCATCGGCGTAAATAGCGCCATCTTCAGCGTGGTGGACGCGGCCCTTCTCCAACCCCTGCCCATTCCGGACTCCGGCCGCCTGGTGATGGTCAAGGAGTTCAAAGGCTCGGAAAGCTCAGGCGGCAACCCGCGGCGTCTGCACGACTGGGCCACCCAGGTGGACGCCTTCTCGGCCGCGGCCGCCTTCTACGGTGAAACGGGCATCTGGCAATCGAACGGCGGCCCGGTGCGCCTGCAGCTGGTGCGGACCTTCGGCGACATCTTCCCGGTGCTGTCGGTCACTCCGGCCCTGGGCCGGGCGTTCACACCCGACGAATCCAAGGGCTTGGGCGCTCCGGTCGCCCTGCTGAGCGATGCCGCCTGGCGCCGCCACTTCAGCGCGGATCGCAAAATGCTAAACCGCTCTATCACACTGAGCGGTACGCAGTTCACCATCATCGGCGTGATGCCGCCCGGCCTCCAGTACCCGGAAGATGCCGACTTCTGGGCGCCCGGTCCGGTTGACGTGCAGAATGCCAGCCGGCAGGCGGGTTTCCTCGATACCATTGGCCGCCTGAAGGCCGGAGTATCGCTGCAACTCGCACAAAGTACGGTAGATGTTGTATCGGAACGGCTTCGTCAACAATATCCTGCCACCGACAAGGATCTACACGCCCGAGTCGTGTTTCTCCAGGATGAAGTGGCCGGTGAAGCGCGAACCCCCTTGCTGGTCCTTCTGGGCGCCGCAGGATTCGTCCTGCTGCTCACCTGCGTCAATCTGGCGAACCTGCTGCTGGCCCGGGCGGGGGAACGCGCCCGCGAAGCTTCCATCCGGGCCGCCCTGGGCGCCGGCCGCGCCGGCCTGGTCAGGCTCTTCCTGTTGGAAAGCGGACTACTCGCGGTCGCCGGAGCCGGCCTGTCCCTGCTGGCTGCCATGTTCGGTATCGATATCCTCAAAACCCTGCTGCCCCAGGACTTGCCGCGCCTCGCCGGCGCCTCCCTCGATGCTCGCGTCCTCGCCTTCACCGCCCTGCTGGCCCTGACCTGCGCCCTGTTCTTTGGACTCGCTCCGGCCTGGCGCGCCTCGCGCATCAACTTCGCCGCCGGCCTGAAGGAAGGCGGACCCGGCGGCGCCGCCGTGCGCCGCGACTCCTGGTTCCGCGGCCTGCTGGTTGTGGTGCAGGTGAGCCTGTCCGTCATCCTGGTTGTGGGCGCGGCCCTGCTGACCATCACCTTCCGCGAACTGCGCCAGACACCCCTCGGTTTCCGGCCCGATCACGTCCTCACCGTGATGGTCGAACAGCCTTGGAACACCGCCAAGCCGGAGATCGACCGCTTCCAGAACGCGCTGCTGGAAAGGTTTCGCGCGCTGCCCGGCGTCCGCATTGCCGGCTTTGCAGACCGCCTGCCCCTGGAGGGCGGATCCCAGACCGGCCCCGTCCAGATCCAGGGCCGCACCCTGCCGCCCACCCTCGCCTCGGCTCCGGCCGGCCATCGCGCCTATGGCGGAGATTACTTTCAGGCCATGAACATCCCCCTGCTGCAGGGCTCCTGGCCGGCCCGCAAAGACCAGGTGCTGATCAACCGCACCTTTGCCGCGCGCTACCTGGCGGGTGTCGATCCCATCGGTCAACACGTCACGTTCGACCGCAAGAACCCGAAGTGGCTGGAAGTGGCCGGTGTGGTCGGCGATATCCGCAAGAACGTGGAGAAAAGCCCCGACGCCGAGGTCTATGCCGACATGTCCACCGTCTACTGGCCCATGGCGCGCTATGCCCTGCGCGCTCAAGGGGATCCGGCGGCATTGGCGAGGGCCGTCCGCGGTCAGATCTACGCTGTCGATCTGTCCTTCATCCCTTCGGCCATCCGGACGATGGACGAGGGCATCGACCGCTCGGTCGCCAGCCAGCGGACCCGGGCTTCGCTCATCGGCGGATTCGCCCTGGCCGCCCTGCTGCTGGCTTGTGTAGGCATTTACGGGCTGCTGGCCGGCGAAGTCGCCCAGCGCCGGCAGGAGTTCGGGCTGCGCATCGCGCTGGGCGCGCGGCCGGCGGATATCTTTTCGCTTACCATGTGGCGCGGCCTGCGGCTGGCCGTGATCGGGCTGGTGCTAGGGCTGGGCGGAGCCTACGCCCTCAGCGGGGCACTGAGTTCCATGCTCTACGGTGTGCAACCCGGGAACCCCCTGGTCTACGCGGCTGGCTGCGGCGCCGCCCTGGCTGCGGCTACCCTCGCCTGCCTATTGCCCGCGCGCCGGGCGGTCCGCACCGACCCCATTTCTTCGCTGCGTCACGAATAG
- a CDS encoding NAD+ synthase: MRIALCQINNTVGDLAGNSALIQRFARQAAEAGAELAVFPELALTGYPPRDLVEKPSFLERTAEALTELVDATRHLPLGLIVGYVGRAPAGSARRATNSAALIEGGRVLFRQTKMLLPTYDVFDEWRNFQPAEKQEIVEFRGTRIALTICEDAWNDKQFWERPLYKNDPVEALVRQGAQIVISINGSPYDTAKRAVRRQMFSAMALRYGLPHVYVNMVGGNDQLVFDGSSFAMDSAGAVISSLKSFEEDMVLFESEGCTGELHDTHPSETSAVYDALVLGTRDYLRKCGFKGVLLGLSGGIDSTLVACVAADAVGKENVVGVGMPGPYSSDHSVKDARDLAENLGIRFEMAPITSAYDEVLRSLDPIFQGARRDVTEENVQARLRGLTLMALSNKWGALVLTTGNKSEIAVGYCTLYGDMCGGLAVISDVPKTMVYELCREVNRRKGPVIPESVFTKPPSAELRPDQKDSDSLPEYDVLDRILKAYVEELKPPALIASEQNVPMELVRDIVNKVDRNEYKRQQAAPGLRVTSKAFGIGRRFPIAQRFFE, translated from the coding sequence ATGCGCATCGCTCTCTGCCAGATCAATAACACCGTCGGTGATCTTGCTGGCAACTCGGCGCTGATCCAGCGCTTCGCCCGCCAGGCCGCCGAGGCGGGCGCCGAATTGGCTGTCTTTCCGGAACTCGCCCTCACCGGCTACCCGCCTCGCGATCTGGTGGAGAAGCCTTCCTTTCTCGAACGCACCGCCGAAGCGCTGACGGAACTCGTCGACGCCACACGCCATCTGCCGCTGGGCCTCATCGTCGGCTATGTCGGCCGTGCCCCGGCCGGTTCCGCGCGCCGCGCCACCAACTCGGCTGCCCTCATCGAAGGCGGCCGCGTCCTCTTCCGGCAGACCAAGATGCTGCTGCCCACCTACGACGTCTTCGACGAGTGGCGCAATTTTCAGCCGGCCGAGAAGCAGGAAATCGTTGAGTTCCGCGGCACGCGCATCGCCCTCACCATCTGTGAGGACGCCTGGAACGACAAGCAGTTCTGGGAGCGGCCGCTTTATAAGAACGATCCCGTCGAGGCGCTGGTCCGCCAGGGTGCGCAGATCGTCATCTCGATCAACGGCTCGCCCTACGACACCGCCAAACGCGCGGTGCGCCGCCAGATGTTCTCCGCCATGGCCCTGCGCTACGGCCTGCCGCACGTCTACGTAAACATGGTGGGCGGCAATGATCAACTGGTCTTCGACGGCTCCAGCTTTGCGATGGACTCCGCCGGCGCCGTGATCTCCTCGCTGAAGTCGTTCGAGGAAGACATGGTCCTCTTTGAAAGCGAGGGCTGCACCGGCGAACTCCACGATACGCACCCCAGCGAGACCAGCGCGGTCTACGACGCCCTGGTGCTGGGCACGCGCGACTATCTGCGCAAGTGCGGTTTTAAAGGAGTCCTGCTGGGCCTCAGCGGCGGCATCGACTCCACGCTGGTGGCCTGCGTCGCCGCCGATGCCGTGGGTAAGGAGAACGTCGTGGGTGTGGGCATGCCCGGCCCGTACTCCTCCGATCACAGCGTGAAGGACGCCCGCGACCTCGCCGAAAACCTCGGCATCCGCTTCGAGATGGCGCCCATCACCAGCGCCTACGACGAGGTGCTGCGTTCGCTCGATCCCATCTTCCAGGGCGCACGCCGCGACGTGACGGAAGAGAACGTCCAGGCCCGCCTCCGCGGCCTGACGCTGATGGCGCTTTCGAACAAGTGGGGCGCGCTGGTGCTGACGACGGGCAACAAGAGCGAGATCGCTGTAGGCTACTGCACGCTCTATGGCGACATGTGCGGCGGCTTGGCCGTGATCAGCGACGTCCCCAAAACGATGGTCTACGAGCTGTGCCGCGAAGTGAACCGGCGCAAGGGGCCCGTAATCCCGGAGAGCGTCTTTACCAAGCCGCCTTCGGCCGAACTGCGGCCCGACCAGAAGGACTCCGATTCGCTGCCCGAATACGATGTGCTCGACCGCATTCTCAAGGCCTATGTCGAGGAGTTGAAGCCGCCCGCGCTCATCGCCTCCGAACAGAACGTGCCGATGGAGCTGGTGCGCGACATCGTCAACAAAGTCGACCGCAACGAGTACAAACGCCAGCAGGCCGCGCCCGGCTTGAGGGTCACGTCAAAAGCCTTCGGCATCGGGCGCCGGTTCCCCATCGCACAGAGGTTTTTCGAATGA